A window from Alloyangia pacifica encodes these proteins:
- a CDS encoding WecB/TagA/CpsF family glycosyltransferase: MNTQKIQLDDCALPTREVIRLPLVDATAQATIEAMLAPGRRTVAFLNAHCANVMARNTSYADALRQADMILPDGIGVDLAARMTGQRLTANLNGTDFVPALLRTARQRGLSVFLFGGTPGTAERAADRLCRDLPGLRVVGTRDGFSGAADETAAIDAINASGADILIVAMGVPRQDVWLARNAERLAPRIRLGVGALLDFLAGNVRRAPVAIRQARCEWVWRLAIEPRRMAGRYLVGNATFLARAALHALGSVEPIALRKRLLDLTLAGLAAVALSPLLLLVVLAIRLDSPGSALYRQTRVGKDGVPFSVLKFRSMHTDAEERRAALLAQSDRAGICFKSRNDPRVTRVGRFLRRSSLDELPQIFNVLRGEMSLVGPRPALPQEVAVYPAQALGRLKVKPGITGLWQISGRADISFDKMIDMDLAYGASRSTLLDLMIIFLTFRTVLSGRGAY; encoded by the coding sequence CTGAATACGCAGAAAATTCAACTAGATGACTGTGCCCTGCCGACGCGCGAAGTGATCCGCCTGCCGCTTGTCGACGCCACCGCTCAAGCCACGATCGAGGCCATGCTGGCGCCCGGGCGGAGGACCGTCGCCTTTCTCAATGCGCATTGCGCGAACGTCATGGCGCGCAACACCTCCTACGCCGACGCGCTGCGCCAGGCGGACATGATCCTGCCCGATGGCATCGGCGTCGATCTGGCGGCGCGCATGACTGGCCAGCGACTCACGGCGAATCTCAATGGAACTGATTTCGTGCCGGCCCTGCTGCGCACGGCCCGACAGCGCGGTCTTTCGGTCTTCCTTTTCGGGGGCACCCCCGGCACCGCCGAGCGCGCGGCGGACCGTCTTTGCCGCGATCTGCCCGGCCTGCGCGTGGTCGGCACGCGGGACGGCTTCAGCGGCGCCGCCGACGAGACAGCCGCAATTGACGCCATCAACGCCTCCGGCGCCGACATCCTCATTGTCGCCATGGGCGTGCCGCGGCAGGATGTCTGGCTCGCGCGAAACGCGGAACGGCTCGCCCCGCGCATCCGGCTGGGTGTCGGCGCCCTGCTGGATTTTCTTGCAGGCAACGTCCGTCGCGCCCCTGTCGCGATCCGGCAGGCGCGCTGCGAGTGGGTCTGGCGGCTGGCCATCGAGCCGCGCCGCATGGCCGGTCGCTACCTGGTCGGCAACGCCACCTTCCTGGCCCGCGCCGCGCTGCATGCGCTCGGATCGGTCGAGCCGATCGCTCTGCGCAAGCGCCTGCTTGATCTGACCCTCGCCGGTCTGGCCGCGGTCGCGCTTTCGCCGCTGCTGCTGCTGGTCGTGCTGGCGATCCGGCTCGACAGCCCCGGCTCCGCGCTCTACCGGCAGACCCGCGTCGGCAAGGACGGCGTGCCCTTCTCGGTGCTGAAATTCCGCTCCATGCACACGGATGCCGAGGAGCGGCGCGCCGCGCTTCTGGCGCAATCGGACCGCGCGGGGATCTGCTTCAAATCCAGGAACGATCCCCGGGTGACCCGCGTCGGCCGCTTCCTGCGGCGCAGCTCGCTCGACGAATTGCCGCAGATTTTCAACGTCCTGCGGGGAGAAATGTCGCTCGTCGGCCCCCGCCCCGCGCTTCCCCAGGAGGTCGCCGTCTATCCCGCACAGGCACTTGGGCGCCTCAAGGTGAAGCCCGGCATAACCGGTCTCTGGCAGATCTCGGGCCGCGCCGACATTTCCTTCGACAAGATGATCGACATGGATCTCGCCTACGGCGCGAGCCGCTCCACCCTGCTTGACCTGATGATCATCTTCCTGACCTTCCGCACCGTGCTGTCCGGCCGCGGGGCTTACTGA
- a CDS encoding polysaccharide biosynthesis/export family protein, whose protein sequence is MAASGCASYDRPDNLGLVAEGRDYQAQWREPEVSRANAQFLRSPAINAQSCRAPLGGGDGKGSGLAAASLRGERLTRGDLLDIRVEQDETFNGSYEVSRDGTIRLPFLDAIPAQGRTVDEIEDHLAAALIAEEFYGDRPRISVRVLDLAPVSVGVSGAVFEPHRIEIGALGADQRDGVRISAMGASTEARNLSAALRAAGGVRPDADISAIELRRGGQLYKLDMRGVFEGENVVDVMLVTGDEIRVPSRQCFQEDLMRPSPISPPGVSLYLSNLTQPASSNAQSAVGREVREVPWGTRYMQAVVDTNCVGGPRATSADRSAVLFSRNPVTGVSAVIERNIEDLLRRADRDDYDPYLLPGDSIACYDSTVTNLTEVAKLLGIVGVVSFLR, encoded by the coding sequence ATGGCGGCAAGTGGCTGCGCCAGCTACGACAGGCCCGACAATCTTGGATTGGTGGCAGAGGGCCGCGATTACCAGGCGCAGTGGCGCGAGCCCGAGGTCAGTCGCGCTAACGCCCAGTTCCTCCGCTCCCCGGCGATCAATGCCCAGTCGTGCCGCGCCCCGCTCGGCGGCGGCGACGGCAAGGGCAGCGGCCTCGCCGCGGCCTCGCTGCGTGGCGAGCGGCTCACGCGGGGCGATCTTCTCGACATTAGGGTCGAGCAGGACGAGACCTTCAACGGCTCCTACGAGGTGTCGCGCGACGGCACGATCCGGCTGCCCTTCCTCGACGCGATCCCGGCGCAGGGTCGCACCGTCGACGAAATCGAGGACCATCTCGCCGCCGCCCTCATCGCCGAGGAATTCTACGGTGACAGGCCGCGCATCTCTGTCAGGGTTCTCGATCTCGCCCCGGTCAGCGTCGGCGTTTCTGGCGCGGTGTTCGAGCCGCACCGGATCGAGATCGGCGCACTCGGGGCGGACCAACGCGACGGCGTGCGGATCAGTGCCATGGGTGCCTCGACCGAGGCGCGCAACCTCTCCGCCGCGCTGCGCGCCGCCGGTGGCGTGCGGCCCGATGCCGATATCTCGGCGATTGAACTGCGGCGCGGCGGGCAGCTCTACAAGCTCGACATGCGCGGTGTCTTCGAGGGCGAGAACGTGGTCGACGTGATGCTCGTCACCGGGGACGAAATCCGCGTGCCGAGCCGCCAGTGCTTCCAGGAAGACCTCATGCGGCCCTCGCCGATCAGCCCGCCGGGCGTGTCGCTCTACCTGTCGAACCTCACCCAGCCGGCCAGCAGCAATGCGCAATCCGCCGTCGGGCGAGAGGTGCGCGAGGTGCCGTGGGGCACGCGCTACATGCAGGCGGTGGTCGATACCAACTGCGTCGGCGGGCCGCGCGCCACCAGCGCCGATCGCTCGGCGGTGCTGTTCAGCCGCAACCCGGTGACGGGGGTCTCGGCTGTGATCGAGCGCAACATCGAGGACTTGCTGCGCCGCGCCGACCGCGACGACTACGACCCTTACCTGCTGCCCGGCGATTCCATCGCCTGCTACGACAGCACCGTCACCAACCTCACCGAGGTGGCGAAGCTTCTCGGCATCGTCGGGGTGGTCTCGTTCCTGCGCTGA
- a CDS encoding oligosaccharide flippase family protein — protein MPLPHALLALTGVPLVRNLLSYGASEVAAKASRLLVVIAVSRTMEAEAIGLAAAALAAADILKALTENGVGQRIIAAPDHRLEATCETARRIFTLWCTGLFGLQLLVAGLVVALGGSVFVGGLIALLALEYLFMPAGLVQAALAMREGKMRQTAAIAGGQVVGANLMAALLALLWPGALALVLPRILAAPIWLVCMRRLRPWRPAHSTMGAPVSEFSRFGAAVLGIEIVKALRMQADKLLIGLLMGPEMLGLYFLAFNAGLGLASSFSVALSVVIFPHLCRATDRAEALRQGILLSLAVIAPAVALQAALAPVYVPLLFGAGWEGIAEVVSILCLAAIPMSLWSGAAGWLRAEGRTGEELRATMLLTGVLLLNTVVMSPFGLTALAWGYLATACLTMGAASLPALIAGFGPRPQRS, from the coding sequence ATGCCCTTGCCCCATGCCCTTCTCGCGCTCACCGGTGTTCCGCTCGTGCGGAACCTGCTGTCCTACGGCGCGTCGGAAGTTGCGGCGAAGGCCTCGCGCCTGCTGGTCGTCATCGCCGTGTCGCGCACCATGGAGGCCGAGGCCATCGGCCTCGCAGCGGCGGCGCTCGCGGCGGCGGATATCCTCAAGGCGCTGACCGAGAACGGCGTGGGGCAGCGCATCATCGCCGCGCCCGACCACCGACTTGAAGCCACCTGCGAGACCGCGCGGAGGATTTTCACGCTCTGGTGCACCGGGCTCTTCGGGCTGCAGCTGCTGGTCGCCGGTCTGGTCGTTGCGCTTGGCGGCAGCGTCTTTGTCGGTGGCCTGATCGCGCTGCTGGCGCTCGAGTACCTCTTCATGCCCGCCGGGCTCGTGCAGGCGGCCCTGGCCATGCGCGAGGGCAAGATGCGGCAGACCGCCGCCATCGCCGGCGGACAGGTGGTGGGAGCAAACCTCATGGCGGCGCTGCTGGCGCTGCTCTGGCCCGGCGCGCTGGCGCTGGTGCTGCCGCGCATCCTCGCCGCGCCGATCTGGCTGGTCTGCATGCGCCGCCTTCGGCCCTGGAGACCGGCGCACAGCACCATGGGCGCGCCAGTCTCCGAGTTCAGCCGCTTCGGAGCCGCAGTTCTGGGCATCGAGATCGTCAAGGCCCTGCGCATGCAGGCCGACAAGCTGCTCATCGGCCTTCTCATGGGGCCCGAGATGCTCGGCCTCTACTTCCTCGCCTTCAATGCCGGGCTCGGCCTTGCCTCGTCTTTCTCGGTGGCGCTTTCGGTGGTGATCTTCCCGCATCTCTGCCGCGCCACGGACCGGGCCGAGGCGCTGCGGCAGGGCATCCTGCTGAGCCTTGCGGTGATCGCCCCGGCCGTGGCGCTGCAGGCCGCGCTGGCCCCCGTCTACGTGCCGCTGCTCTTTGGAGCCGGATGGGAGGGCATCGCCGAAGTGGTGAGCATCCTGTGCCTTGCGGCCATCCCGATGAGCCTCTGGTCGGGCGCCGCCGGCTGGCTGCGCGCCGAGGGGCGCACCGGCGAGGAGCTGCGCGCGACCATGCTGCTCACCGGCGTGCTGCTTCTGAACACGGTCGTCATGTCGCCTTTCGGCCTGACCGCGCTGGCCTGGGGCTATCTCGCCACTGCCTGCCTCACCATGGGTGCGGCGTCCCTTCCCGCCCTCATTGCCGGCTTCGGCCCGCGCCCTCAAAGGAGCTGA
- a CDS encoding glycosyltransferase family 2 protein yields the protein MPRFSIIVPCYQAAKTIADTLASLRAQTVTDWEALCVDDGSTDATYALLRTAAVADPRIRVLENPGKGPSDARNHGAAQASGELLAFCDADDLWAADKLAALEAAFADPACDGAFGRVSFFERRAEDARSVSSVPSAPLSIPMLLGENPVCTMSNIALRARVFAQSGGLRREMVHNEDLDWLIRLVGIGARIDPIDRVLVHYRVSRSGLSADIERMRAGRAIALESAARFGFQPDAQAEAVHLRYLARRALRVGLGGTTALGLALRGLALAPARFLTPMHRGCGTLAGALIAPALPAPMRRALFSR from the coding sequence ATGCCCCGCTTCTCGATCATCGTGCCCTGCTATCAGGCCGCCAAGACCATTGCCGACACGCTCGCAAGCCTGCGCGCGCAGACGGTGACCGACTGGGAGGCGCTCTGCGTCGACGATGGTTCCACCGATGCGACCTACGCGCTGCTGCGCACCGCCGCCGTGGCTGACCCGCGTATCCGCGTGTTGGAGAACCCGGGCAAGGGCCCGTCGGACGCCCGCAACCATGGGGCCGCACAGGCATCCGGCGAACTCCTCGCCTTCTGCGACGCCGACGACCTCTGGGCAGCGGACAAGCTGGCCGCGCTGGAGGCCGCCTTTGCCGACCCGGCCTGCGATGGCGCCTTCGGCAGGGTCTCCTTCTTCGAGCGCCGGGCGGAGGATGCGCGCTCCGTCTCCAGCGTTCCCTCCGCGCCGCTGAGCATCCCGATGCTCCTGGGCGAGAACCCGGTCTGCACGATGTCCAACATCGCGCTTCGGGCAAGGGTGTTTGCCCAGAGCGGGGGACTGCGCCGCGAGATGGTCCACAACGAGGATCTCGACTGGCTGATCCGTCTCGTGGGCATCGGCGCGCGGATTGACCCCATCGACAGGGTCCTCGTGCACTATCGGGTCTCGCGAAGCGGGCTCTCTGCCGACATCGAGCGCATGCGCGCGGGCCGGGCCATAGCGCTGGAAAGCGCGGCACGCTTCGGCTTCCAGCCGGACGCGCAGGCCGAGGCGGTGCATCTGCGCTACCTCGCGCGCCGGGCGCTGCGCGTCGGTCTTGGTGGCACCACCGCGCTCGGCCTCGCGCTGCGGGGCCTCGCGCTTGCCCCGGCCCGCTTCCTGACCCCGATGCACCGCGGCTGCGGCACGCTCGCCGGTGCCTTGATCGCGCCCGCCCTGCCCGCGCCGATGCGCCGCGCCCTGTTTTCACGCTGA
- a CDS encoding glycosyltransferase family 2 protein codes for MSHVRHAPLAPIASVVVPAFNAAATLEQTLASLRLQTCQGLEIIVVDDGSTDDTPMIAEAVRRQDPRVRIVSQANRGLAGARNSGIAAARAGYIGFCDADDQWAPGKLAAHVAHLEANPLVGLSFSGSQLMDETGALMRRAQKPRLTGIGAAHVFKRNPIGNGSVPVFRRTALEDIAWRPEGEQQQRDWVFDETFRQSEDIECWLRLALSTDWEIEGIPGLLTRYRITSGGLSAATDRQFAAWERMVEKLTPLDPQFFGRHAPAARAYQLRYLARRAVSDGRGAEARRLLRRALASSPRPLIEEPIRSCVTLVAATLVDRPLGRALHRVATRPAAA; via the coding sequence ATGTCCCATGTTCGCCACGCCCCGCTCGCCCCGATCGCCTCTGTCGTCGTGCCCGCCTTCAACGCCGCGGCGACGCTGGAGCAGACGCTCGCAAGCCTCAGGCTGCAGACCTGCCAAGGGCTCGAGATCATCGTGGTGGACGATGGCTCGACCGACGACACGCCGATGATCGCCGAGGCTGTCCGCCGGCAGGACCCGCGCGTGCGGATCGTGAGCCAGGCGAACCGAGGCCTCGCCGGAGCGCGCAACAGCGGCATTGCCGCAGCCCGCGCAGGCTATATCGGCTTTTGCGATGCCGATGACCAATGGGCCCCCGGCAAGCTCGCCGCGCATGTCGCGCATCTGGAGGCGAACCCGCTCGTCGGCCTTTCGTTCAGCGGATCGCAGCTCATGGACGAGACCGGCGCGCTCATGCGGCGTGCTCAGAAGCCGCGGCTGACAGGCATTGGCGCGGCGCATGTGTTCAAGCGCAATCCAATCGGCAACGGCTCCGTGCCCGTGTTTCGTCGCACCGCGCTCGAGGATATCGCCTGGCGCCCCGAGGGTGAGCAGCAGCAGCGCGACTGGGTCTTTGACGAGACCTTCCGGCAGTCCGAAGATATCGAATGCTGGCTGCGCCTCGCGCTGAGCACCGACTGGGAGATAGAGGGCATCCCCGGCCTTCTGACACGCTACCGGATCACTTCGGGCGGTCTGAGCGCGGCGACCGATCGCCAGTTCGCGGCCTGGGAGCGTATGGTCGAGAAGCTGACACCGCTCGATCCGCAGTTTTTTGGCCGCCATGCACCCGCCGCGCGCGCCTACCAGCTTCGCTACCTCGCCCGGCGGGCGGTCAGCGACGGACGCGGTGCCGAGGCGCGGAGGCTGCTGCGCCGCGCGCTCGCAAGTTCGCCCCGGCCGTTGATCGAGGAACCGATCCGCTCGTGTGTCACCCTCGTCGCGGCGACTTTGGTCGACCGACCGCTGGGCCGCGCCCTGCACCGGGTGGCCACGCGGCCCGCCGCGGCCTGA
- a CDS encoding glycosyltransferase family 4 protein, whose product MIHLVDDTTPGGVMRYLDFLKNDAALAEAAEHILRPVSRGEIGRLSLDAEVIVSHLSVNWRALPSLIALRARHASARMIHVEHSYTAAFTALNVPSRGRFFTLLRSAYALFDKVVAVSAAQGEWLRARGIVPWDRLEIIRPAVDLSDFASLPAPRTRPRVIGAFGRLDRQKGLDTLILAFRKIPGHDKTLRLYGAGADLAMLKSLAAGDARIEFPGHVAVPALAMAEVDVVAMPSRWEAYGIAALEARVAGRPLVATSIDGLRDHAGPGVTLVRPGAVDELSQALLENATSSQTSDERIALAALSETATRDGWRRLIMEGTCLTSARLAEAEIPSLSRAAVNCGPL is encoded by the coding sequence GTGATCCACCTCGTCGACGACACCACGCCCGGCGGCGTCATGCGGTATCTCGATTTCCTGAAAAACGATGCTGCGCTCGCCGAGGCGGCAGAGCATATCCTGCGCCCGGTCAGTCGCGGCGAGATCGGTCGGCTGTCGCTGGACGCCGAGGTCATCGTCTCGCACCTCTCGGTGAACTGGCGGGCCTTGCCCAGCCTCATTGCGCTGCGCGCCCGCCACGCCTCGGCACGGATGATCCATGTCGAACACAGCTACACCGCGGCTTTCACCGCGTTGAATGTGCCCAGCCGGGGGCGTTTCTTCACGCTCCTGCGAAGCGCCTACGCTCTTTTCGACAAAGTGGTGGCGGTGAGTGCCGCGCAGGGCGAATGGCTGCGCGCGCGCGGCATCGTGCCATGGGACAGGCTCGAGATCATTCGCCCGGCTGTCGACCTCTCGGACTTTGCCTCTCTGCCAGCACCCCGCACGCGGCCGCGCGTGATCGGTGCCTTCGGGCGCCTCGACCGTCAGAAAGGTCTCGACACGCTGATCTTGGCCTTTCGCAAAATCCCCGGGCACGACAAGACCCTGCGCCTCTATGGCGCCGGCGCCGATCTCGCCATGCTGAAATCGCTCGCGGCCGGGGATGCGCGGATCGAATTCCCTGGCCATGTCGCGGTTCCGGCTCTGGCCATGGCCGAGGTCGACGTGGTGGCGATGCCCTCCCGCTGGGAGGCCTATGGCATCGCCGCGCTCGAAGCGCGTGTTGCCGGACGCCCCCTGGTCGCCACGAGCATCGATGGATTGCGCGACCACGCTGGCCCCGGGGTCACGCTGGTTCGGCCGGGCGCCGTGGACGAACTTTCGCAAGCGCTTCTAGAAAATGCGACCTCCAGCCAGACCTCTGATGAGCGCATCGCTCTCGCCGCCCTCTCAGAAACGGCAACGCGCGATGGCTGGCGCCGTCTGATCATGGAAGGTACCTGCTTGACCAGTGCTCGACTTGCTGAAGCTGAGATACCCTCCCTAAGCCGGGCAGCCGTGAATTGTGGCCCCCTTTGA